From a region of the Tateyamaria omphalii genome:
- a CDS encoding LysR family transcriptional regulator: protein MSRTLPPLNALRAFEAAARHESFTRAAEELGVSHSAISRHVRGLEARLGVQLFRDASRGVALTAEGGHYLQRITPAFDVIGEATEGLADTPAGRVVVNSEPVFASKIVIPLLAKFQRDLPGIELRLVGSNELADLDRYEADLAIRYAKTGYLDEPSDLVSNAPIYPFAAPGYLKDDILRPEHLTTRPLLRDRGGNIWVDWVKHAGIDVAVPDPPWRMRAALALEAAVHGAGIYLGASDGTYLDETSGRIVRVSEVGFRQGSFHLLTSGQSGRRKAVRSVRTWLLDHTRALRSAEDQPNG from the coding sequence ATGTCCCGCACCCTGCCCCCGCTCAATGCCCTGCGCGCCTTCGAGGCTGCCGCCCGGCACGAAAGCTTTACCCGTGCCGCCGAAGAGCTGGGCGTCAGCCACTCCGCCATCAGCCGTCATGTGCGCGGGCTTGAGGCGCGGCTGGGCGTACAGCTGTTCCGCGATGCGTCCCGCGGCGTGGCGCTGACGGCCGAGGGTGGCCATTACCTGCAGCGGATCACCCCCGCCTTTGACGTGATCGGAGAAGCGACCGAGGGGCTGGCGGACACCCCGGCGGGGCGGGTTGTGGTGAACAGTGAGCCGGTCTTTGCCAGCAAGATCGTGATCCCGTTGCTGGCCAAGTTCCAGCGCGATTTACCCGGTATTGAACTGCGTCTGGTGGGGTCAAACGAGTTGGCGGATCTGGACCGGTATGAAGCAGACCTTGCCATTCGCTACGCCAAGACGGGGTATCTTGACGAGCCATCGGATTTGGTCAGCAATGCGCCGATCTACCCGTTTGCGGCGCCCGGATACCTGAAGGACGACATCCTGCGGCCCGAGCATCTGACGACGCGCCCCTTGCTGCGAGACCGCGGCGGCAATATCTGGGTCGATTGGGTCAAGCATGCGGGCATTGACGTTGCCGTGCCCGATCCGCCGTGGCGGATGCGGGCGGCGCTGGCGCTGGAAGCGGCGGTGCATGGCGCCGGGATCTACCTGGGCGCGTCCGACGGCACATATCTGGACGAGACCTCGGGGCGGATCGTGCGCGTGTCCGAGGTGGGGTTTCGGCAGGGATCGTTCCACCTGCTGACCAGCGGCCAGTCCGGGCGGCGCAAGGCCGTGCGATCTGTGCGCACATGGCTGCTGGACCACACTCGCGCATTGCGCAGCGCAGAAGATCAACCAAATGGTTGA
- a CDS encoding ArsR/SmtB family transcription factor — translation MADPLDTVFSALADPTRRAILTMLLEDDMAVTDVAEPFEMSLAAISKHLTILTRAGLIQQEKRGRVKWCKLDPDAMRAASVWMQGFGQFEPVNLDAFERFLASELPDRQA, via the coding sequence ATGGCCGATCCGCTCGACACCGTCTTTTCCGCCCTCGCCGACCCGACCCGGCGGGCGATCCTGACGATGCTGCTCGAAGATGACATGGCGGTGACGGACGTGGCCGAGCCGTTCGAGATGTCGCTGGCCGCCATCTCAAAGCACCTGACCATCCTAACGCGCGCCGGGTTGATCCAGCAGGAAAAGCGCGGGCGCGTGAAATGGTGCAAGCTGGACCCGGACGCGATGCGCGCGGCATCGGTCTGGATGCAGGGGTTTGGTCAGTTCGAACCCGTCAATCTCGACGCGTTCGAACGGTTCCTGGCGTCCGAGCTGCCCGACCGTCAGGCGTGA
- a CDS encoding transglutaminase-like domain-containing protein, whose protein sequence is MIIEMKVTVTVDRSANLLAPVGLSTPAATRLGVEVEGADAARVTCAALQQGALILTPTADRITLRYGFDAAAAPCPEAMFAPHDSRYTRAHPDLAAEAQEIVADGGIAAMVAHVTSMFDYGHTDDRFYDEADAMPQLCDMTTGSCVDINAYLVAGLRAARVEAGYVAGYFVPEERRDHTTDMHCWVATREGGQVQHWDIAHHLKMGRRDIRPGLNPKPGVRVAMSHSMGWTLPGVPFADFKLLGEPVWFDAGGWDQAACRFELSGYDALDAAQNQPVHA, encoded by the coding sequence ATGATTATCGAAATGAAAGTGACCGTCACGGTCGACCGCAGTGCCAATTTGCTCGCCCCCGTGGGGTTGAGCACGCCCGCCGCGACCCGTCTGGGTGTCGAGGTTGAGGGCGCTGATGCAGCCCGCGTGACCTGTGCCGCCTTGCAGCAGGGCGCGCTGATCCTGACCCCCACCGCCGACCGGATCACGTTGCGCTACGGGTTCGACGCGGCGGCGGCCCCCTGTCCGGAGGCGATGTTCGCGCCCCATGACAGCCGTTACACCCGCGCCCATCCCGATCTTGCGGCCGAGGCGCAAGAGATCGTTGCGGATGGCGGGATCGCGGCGATGGTCGCGCATGTGACGTCGATGTTCGACTATGGTCACACCGATGACCGCTTTTATGACGAAGCAGATGCCATGCCGCAGCTCTGTGACATGACCACCGGGTCCTGCGTGGACATCAACGCCTATCTGGTGGCCGGTCTGCGCGCGGCGAGGGTCGAGGCGGGGTATGTCGCCGGCTACTTCGTCCCCGAAGAGCGGCGCGATCACACCACCGACATGCACTGCTGGGTGGCCACGCGTGAGGGCGGCCAGGTGCAGCATTGGGACATTGCCCATCACCTGAAGATGGGGCGGCGTGACATTCGCCCTGGGTTGAACCCCAAGCCGGGTGTGCGCGTGGCGATGTCGCATTCCATGGGCTGGACGCTGCCGGGCGTGCCCTTTGCCGATTTCAAGCTGTTGGGCGAGCCGGTGTGGTTTGATGCGGGCGGTTGGGATCAGGCCGCGTGCCGGTTCGAACTGTCAGGCTATGATGCGCTGGATGCGGCGCAGAACCAGCCGGTTCACGCCTGA
- a CDS encoding DMT family transporter — MTPGLRGHAAMLLFSALVAGSFSLGAMAANEIAPAALNAARFWIAAAVIGGAVVARGGVPAQALKAPWRYAVLGGLFAIYFVLMFEGLKTAAPVSAAAVFTLTPVMAGGFGYLLLRQITTPRMALALAVGAAGALWVIFRADLSAFLAFEVGRGEVIYFFGCVSHAIYTPMVRKLNRGEPAVVFTFGMLVAGAVLLTLWGWRDLVATPWADLPGIVWVTLIYVALFASAATFVLLQFATLRLPSAKVMAYTYLTPSWVILWEVALGNGVPPGIVWVGVGLTVVALSLLLRDEGPVT; from the coding sequence GTGACACCGGGCTTGCGCGGCCATGCGGCGATGCTGTTGTTTTCGGCCCTTGTGGCCGGGTCGTTTTCGCTGGGCGCGATGGCGGCGAACGAGATTGCGCCCGCGGCGCTGAATGCCGCCCGTTTCTGGATCGCCGCCGCGGTGATCGGGGGGGCGGTGGTGGCGCGCGGTGGTGTTCCGGCGCAAGCGCTGAAGGCCCCATGGCGCTATGCGGTGCTGGGGGGTCTTTTTGCCATCTACTTCGTGCTGATGTTCGAAGGGTTGAAGACGGCTGCGCCGGTGAGTGCGGCGGCCGTCTTTACCCTCACGCCGGTGATGGCGGGCGGCTTTGGCTATCTTCTCCTGCGCCAGATCACGACGCCGCGCATGGCGCTGGCCCTCGCCGTCGGGGCCGCGGGCGCGCTTTGGGTGATCTTTCGCGCCGACCTGTCCGCCTTTCTCGCGTTCGAGGTGGGGCGGGGCGAGGTCATCTATTTCTTTGGTTGCGTGAGCCACGCCATTTACACGCCCATGGTGCGCAAGCTGAACCGGGGCGAGCCTGCGGTCGTTTTTACCTTTGGCATGCTGGTGGCGGGTGCCGTACTGCTGACCCTGTGGGGGTGGCGCGATCTGGTGGCGACGCCGTGGGCCGATCTGCCGGGCATCGTGTGGGTGACGCTGATCTATGTGGCGCTTTTTGCCTCTGCCGCGACCTTTGTGCTGCTGCAATTCGCGACGCTGCGCCTGCCGTCGGCCAAGGTGATGGCCTATACCTACCTGACCCCCAGCTGGGTGATCCTGTGGGAGGTGGCGCTGGGCAACGGTGTGCCGCCCGGGATCGTCTGGGTGGGTGTCGGTCTGACCGTCGTGGCCCTGTCGCTGCTGTTGCGGGATGAGGGGCCGGTGACATGA
- a CDS encoding LysR family transcriptional regulator, protein MDNWDEIKTAYQVARMGTVSGAADVLGVHHATVIRHIDALEGRLGVKLFQRHARGYTPTEAGDDLFRVAQATDDQFSQLAGRIKGRGTEVSGELVVTSLVNMAPRMAPVLTEFQRLHPDVIVRYLTGERLFRLEYGEAHVAIRAGNAPDQPDNVVQPFVRQSMGLYATRGYVDAHGHPEDIATAKGHRFVSHDVADNRAPFHKWLRSQVAESDITFRSTDVRALEQAVLAGAGIGFLSVLEARANPDLVEITTPREDWSAPLWLVTHVDLHRTNKVQAFLTFLKERSKGWQVL, encoded by the coding sequence ATGGACAATTGGGACGAGATAAAGACGGCCTATCAGGTCGCCCGCATGGGCACGGTGAGCGGCGCCGCAGACGTGCTGGGCGTGCACCATGCCACCGTCATCCGCCATATCGACGCGCTGGAGGGGCGGTTGGGCGTGAAGCTGTTTCAGCGGCACGCCCGCGGCTATACCCCGACCGAGGCGGGCGATGATCTGTTTCGCGTGGCCCAAGCCACCGACGACCAGTTCAGCCAGCTTGCGGGCCGGATCAAAGGGCGCGGCACCGAAGTCTCGGGCGAGTTGGTCGTCACCTCGCTCGTCAACATGGCGCCGCGCATGGCGCCCGTTCTGACCGAGTTTCAGCGGCTGCATCCCGATGTGATCGTGCGCTACCTGACCGGTGAGCGATTGTTTCGCCTGGAATATGGTGAGGCGCATGTCGCCATCCGCGCGGGCAACGCGCCGGACCAGCCCGACAATGTGGTCCAACCGTTTGTCCGCCAGTCCATGGGGCTTTATGCGACCCGCGGCTATGTCGACGCCCATGGCCATCCCGAGGATATCGCCACCGCCAAGGGCCACCGGTTTGTCAGCCACGACGTCGCGGACAACCGAGCGCCGTTTCACAAGTGGTTGCGCAGCCAGGTGGCCGAGAGTGACATCACCTTTCGCTCGACGGATGTGCGGGCGCTGGAGCAGGCGGTGCTGGCGGGGGCCGGGATCGGCTTTCTGTCGGTGCTGGAGGCGCGGGCCAACCCCGACCTGGTCGAGATCACGACCCCGCGCGAGGATTGGTCGGCGCCCCTGTGGCTGGTGACCCATGTGGATCTGCACCGCACCAACAAGGTGCAGGCGTTTCTGACATTCCTCAAAGAGCGGTCCAAGGGCTGGCAGGTGCTGTGA
- a CDS encoding FMN-dependent NADH-azoreductase, whose product MTILHIDSSARTQGSVTRDLSARIVAKLGGNVIRRDLSEALPQITETWVNANFTPADDRDPAQRDTLALSDTLVQELQAADTIVIGAPVYNFGIPAALKAWIDLVARAGLTFKYSEAGPVGLLNGKRAIIAVATGGTPVGSEVDFATDYLKHVLGFIGIHEVEIIAADRVMAQGEEAINDARAEIEKLAA is encoded by the coding sequence ATGACCATATTGCACATCGACAGCTCCGCCCGCACCCAAGGCTCCGTGACCCGCGACCTGAGCGCCCGGATCGTCGCCAAGCTGGGCGGCAACGTGATCCGCCGCGACCTGAGCGAGGCGCTGCCACAGATCACCGAAACCTGGGTCAACGCCAACTTCACACCGGCAGATGACCGCGACCCGGCCCAGCGCGACACGCTCGCCCTCTCGGACACGCTGGTGCAGGAACTGCAAGCCGCCGACACCATCGTGATCGGCGCCCCGGTCTACAATTTCGGCATCCCCGCCGCGCTCAAGGCGTGGATCGACCTGGTGGCGCGCGCGGGCCTGACGTTCAAGTACAGCGAGGCGGGCCCCGTCGGCCTGCTAAACGGCAAACGCGCGATCATCGCCGTCGCCACCGGCGGCACGCCCGTGGGCAGCGAGGTCGACTTTGCCACCGACTACTTGAAACACGTGCTTGGCTTCATCGGCATCCACGAGGTCGAGATCATTGCCGCCGACCGCGTCATGGCCCAGGGCGAGGAGGCGATCAATGACGCCAGGGCCGAGATCGAGAAACTGGCGGCCTAA
- a CDS encoding DinB family protein, translated as MTQLFVPQAYNNAWSNYRLHRACGGLTAKELTQARPSFFGSIIATLNHILIVDWFYVSALEGACIGSAAFDPEVPHPELPALRAAQREVDRRLIAVTEDATLSDPLRIVRMLRDSGVQEERFDRTFLHLIQHQIHHRGQVHALLSMTTTAPPQLDEFYMAWDAEARLRAPDLAEMGVTEDDIWRGR; from the coding sequence ATGACGCAATTATTTGTGCCGCAAGCCTATAACAATGCGTGGTCGAATTACCGCCTGCATCGCGCCTGTGGCGGGCTGACCGCCAAGGAGTTGACCCAGGCGCGCCCGTCCTTTTTCGGGTCGATCATTGCAACGCTCAATCACATTCTGATTGTCGACTGGTTCTACGTCTCGGCGCTGGAAGGGGCGTGCATCGGTTCCGCGGCCTTTGACCCCGAGGTGCCGCATCCCGAGTTGCCCGCCTTGCGCGCCGCACAGCGCGAGGTCGATCGCCGTTTGATCGCCGTGACCGAGGACGCGACGCTGTCCGATCCGCTGCGCATTGTGCGGATGCTGCGCGACAGCGGGGTTCAGGAGGAACGGTTTGACCGCACGTTTCTGCATCTCATCCAGCATCAGATCCACCATCGCGGGCAGGTTCATGCGCTCTTGAGCATGACCACAACCGCCCCGCCGCAGCTGGACGAATTCTATATGGCGTGGGACGCCGAGGCGCGCCTGCGTGCCCCGGACCTGGCCGAGATGGGCGTGACCGAGGATGACATCTGGCGCGGGCGTTAG
- a CDS encoding c-type cytochrome, with protein MKQLIATLALLGSMPLTAWAQDVSNGATLYQRHCATCHGVNADGNGPMRPALLLQPPALNDLQARNEGTFPIARVVSRIDGRDPLVSHGSPMPVYGWYFEGEDTALKAETGQPILTSKPIVDLMAYLQSIQE; from the coding sequence GTGAAACAGCTCATCGCCACCTTAGCTCTGCTTGGCAGCATGCCCCTGACCGCCTGGGCCCAGGATGTGTCAAACGGCGCAACGCTTTACCAGCGGCACTGCGCCACCTGTCACGGGGTCAATGCGGACGGCAACGGGCCAATGCGCCCGGCGCTCCTGCTGCAACCACCCGCCCTGAACGACCTTCAGGCCCGCAACGAGGGCACCTTTCCGATCGCACGCGTGGTATCCCGGATCGACGGGCGCGACCCGCTGGTCAGCCACGGTTCGCCCATGCCGGTCTACGGCTGGTATTTCGAAGGGGAGGATACGGCGCTCAAGGCCGAAACCGGCCAACCGATCCTGACCAGCAAGCCGATTGTGGATCTGATGGCTTATCTGCAAAGCATTCAGGAATAG
- a CDS encoding bifunctional salicylyl-CoA 5-hydroxylase/oxidoreductase, translated as MRIACLGGGPAGLYFAISMKLRDPSHEVTVIERNRADDTFGWGVVLSDETLANLAANDPISAAVIKDNFAYWDDIALHVRGQRILSSGHGFCGIGRKTLLILLQARAKELGVDLRFETEVASAEDYRHAYDVVVAADGLNSKTRMLYADAFQPDIDQRLCQFVWLGTHQTFNDAFTFIFEETEHGWVWAHAYQFDDNTATFIVECAQDTFDKWGFGDKSQADTIAICQDIFRDHLGGHALMTNANHIRGSAWLRFPRVLCERWHHENVVLLGDAAATAHFSIGSGTKLALESAVALADLLHQEPKRETAFARYQEERRLEVLRLQSAARNSLEWFETVERYFDLDPVQLNYSMLTRSQRISHENLRDRDKAWLEGAERWFMTQAGATRDAPLRPPMFAPFQLRGMALKNRIVVSPMAQYKAVDGCPTDWHLIHYGERAKGGAGLVYTEMTCVSAEGRITPGCPGLYAPEHEAAWARLTAFVHGETDARICCQIGHSGRKGSTQLGWERMDAPLASGNWDVLSASAIPWSPENPTPREITRPEMDTIRDEFAASAAMAARAGFDMIELHAAHGYLVSSFLSPVSNIRTDDYGGSPENRLRWPLEVFAAMRNTWPDDRPMSVRISAHDWVGDAGLTPQDAVQIAQAFKSAGADLIDVSAGQTSIDAKPVYGRMFQTPFSDRIRNEAGISTMAVGNIYEADHANSILMAGRADLVAIGRPHLADPYWTLREATRIGDRAAPDWPLPYLAGRDQAWRLADRDAEAIRA; from the coding sequence ATGCGGATTGCGTGCCTTGGCGGGGGACCTGCCGGTCTCTATTTCGCGATCTCGATGAAGTTGCGGGATCCGTCCCACGAAGTGACGGTGATCGAACGAAACCGCGCGGACGACACCTTTGGCTGGGGTGTGGTGCTGTCGGATGAAACGCTGGCCAATCTGGCCGCAAACGACCCGATCAGCGCCGCCGTCATCAAGGACAATTTCGCCTATTGGGATGACATCGCCCTGCATGTCCGGGGACAACGTATCCTGTCATCGGGCCACGGTTTTTGCGGCATCGGGCGCAAGACATTGCTGATCCTCCTTCAGGCCCGCGCCAAAGAACTCGGCGTCGACCTGCGCTTTGAAACAGAGGTCGCGAGCGCCGAAGACTACCGACACGCCTATGATGTCGTGGTCGCCGCCGACGGGCTGAATTCAAAGACGCGGATGCTCTATGCGGACGCGTTCCAACCCGATATCGACCAGCGCCTGTGCCAGTTCGTCTGGCTGGGCACGCACCAGACATTCAACGACGCCTTCACCTTCATTTTCGAAGAAACCGAACACGGCTGGGTCTGGGCGCACGCTTACCAGTTCGACGACAACACCGCGACCTTCATCGTGGAATGCGCGCAAGATACGTTCGACAAATGGGGCTTCGGCGACAAGAGCCAGGCCGACACCATCGCAATCTGCCAGGACATCTTTCGCGACCACCTCGGCGGCCACGCCCTAATGACAAACGCCAACCACATCCGCGGATCGGCATGGCTGCGGTTCCCGCGCGTCCTGTGTGAACGTTGGCACCACGAAAACGTGGTTCTGCTGGGCGACGCGGCCGCGACGGCGCATTTCTCCATCGGGTCCGGCACCAAACTGGCGCTCGAAAGCGCCGTGGCGCTTGCCGACCTTCTGCATCAGGAACCGAAGCGCGAGACCGCGTTCGCACGGTATCAGGAAGAACGGCGGCTCGAGGTCCTGCGCCTGCAATCGGCGGCGCGCAACTCACTGGAATGGTTCGAGACTGTCGAGCGGTACTTCGACCTCGACCCTGTGCAGCTGAACTATTCCATGCTCACCCGCAGCCAACGCATCAGCCACGAAAACCTGCGCGACCGCGACAAGGCATGGCTTGAAGGGGCGGAGCGGTGGTTCATGACACAGGCCGGCGCGACCCGGGATGCGCCCTTGCGCCCGCCGATGTTTGCACCCTTCCAACTGCGCGGCATGGCGCTGAAAAACCGGATCGTGGTGTCGCCCATGGCTCAATACAAGGCCGTGGATGGCTGCCCGACCGACTGGCACCTGATCCATTACGGCGAACGGGCCAAGGGCGGGGCGGGGCTGGTCTATACCGAAATGACCTGCGTCAGCGCCGAGGGGCGGATCACCCCCGGCTGTCCAGGGCTTTATGCGCCGGAGCATGAAGCCGCCTGGGCGCGGCTGACCGCGTTTGTGCACGGCGAAACCGACGCCCGGATCTGCTGTCAGATCGGCCATTCCGGGCGCAAGGGCTCCACCCAACTGGGGTGGGAGCGTATGGATGCCCCGCTCGCGTCCGGCAACTGGGACGTGCTCAGCGCCTCTGCAATCCCGTGGAGCCCGGAAAACCCCACACCCCGCGAAATCACCCGACCCGAGATGGACACCATACGGGACGAATTCGCCGCCTCCGCCGCCATGGCGGCGCGCGCGGGCTTTGACATGATCGAACTGCACGCCGCCCACGGCTATCTCGTGTCGTCCTTCCTGTCGCCGGTGTCCAACATCCGCACCGATGACTACGGCGGCAGCCCGGAAAACCGGCTGCGCTGGCCGCTCGAGGTGTTTGCCGCGATGCGCAACACATGGCCGGACGACCGGCCCATGTCCGTGCGCATCTCGGCCCATGACTGGGTGGGCGACGCCGGGCTGACGCCACAGGACGCGGTGCAGATCGCCCAAGCCTTCAAATCCGCCGGGGCCGACCTGATCGACGTGTCAGCAGGCCAGACAAGCATTGACGCCAAACCCGTCTATGGCCGCATGTTCCAGACGCCGTTCAGCGACCGCATCCGGAACGAGGCCGGGATCAGCACCATGGCCGTCGGCAACATCTACGAGGCGGACCACGCCAATTCGATCCTGATGGCGGGCCGCGCGGATCTGGTGGCCATCGGGCGGCCGCACCTGGCCGATCCCTACTGGACCCTGCGCGAAGCGACGCGGATCGGCGACCGGGCCGCGCCCGATTGGCCCCTGCCCTACCTGGCGGGACGCGATCAGGCCTGGCGCCTCGCCGACCGCGATGCAGAGGCGATCAGGGCATGA
- a CDS encoding SDR family NAD(P)-dependent oxidoreductase, which produces MRQVLITGGGTGIGRAIAHAFADAGDAVTITGRRPDVLKEAAKSRAITCRTADVTDEAAVAALFGTPFDVVIANAGGGASGKLVKTSLADWNSTLAVNLTGTFLTFRAALPHMTTGGRLIAIASTAALKGNASVPAYTAAKHGVLGLVRAVAHDVATSGITCNAICPGFTDTPLADDAITGLMRRFDVDRDKATAMVTSGNPQNRLIAPDEVAATALFLASPEAAAINGHALSLSGGEI; this is translated from the coding sequence ATGAGACAGGTCCTCATCACCGGCGGCGGCACAGGCATCGGGCGGGCGATCGCCCACGCCTTTGCGGATGCGGGCGATGCGGTGACGATCACGGGCCGCCGCCCAGACGTTCTAAAGGAGGCCGCCAAAAGCCGCGCCATCACCTGCCGCACCGCCGACGTCACGGACGAGGCTGCGGTCGCCGCCCTTTTTGGGACACCCTTTGACGTGGTCATCGCAAATGCGGGCGGCGGCGCATCGGGCAAACTGGTCAAGACCTCGCTCGCGGACTGGAACAGCACCCTCGCTGTCAACCTGACGGGCACCTTCCTGACGTTCCGGGCGGCCCTGCCGCACATGACAACCGGCGGGCGGCTGATCGCCATCGCCTCGACCGCCGCGCTGAAGGGCAACGCATCCGTCCCGGCCTACACCGCGGCCAAGCATGGCGTGCTGGGCCTCGTGCGTGCGGTCGCGCATGACGTGGCCACATCCGGCATCACCTGCAACGCCATCTGCCCCGGCTTCACCGACACACCGCTTGCGGATGATGCGATCACCGGACTGATGCGGCGCTTTGACGTGGACCGGGACAAGGCGACGGCCATGGTGACGTCCGGCAACCCCCAAAACCGGCTGATTGCGCCCGACGAAGTGGCGGCCACGGCGCTGTTTCTGGCCTCACCCGAAGCGGCCGCGATCAACGGCCACGCCCTGTCCCTGTCCGGAGGCGAGATATGA
- a CDS encoding MarR family winged helix-turn-helix transcriptional regulator yields MRPHPTPPPEPASKERLRLWLKLLKLSGGIEAELRRRLRDARDTTLPRFDVMAALARHPDGLKMSDLSGYLRVSNGNVTGIVDRLTQDGLALRVAVPGDKRALLARLTPKGQAAFAALAAEHEAWIDDLLGGLSVADAAHMSALLDKALDPGASNDPA; encoded by the coding sequence ATGAGACCCCATCCAACCCCACCGCCCGAACCGGCTTCGAAGGAACGGCTCAGACTGTGGCTCAAGCTGCTGAAACTGTCCGGCGGGATCGAAGCCGAGTTGCGGCGACGCCTGCGGGATGCGCGTGACACGACCCTGCCGCGCTTTGACGTTATGGCAGCGCTGGCGCGCCATCCCGACGGTCTGAAGATGAGCGACCTGTCGGGCTATCTCAGAGTGTCGAACGGGAATGTCACTGGGATTGTCGACCGCCTGACACAGGACGGCCTAGCCCTGCGCGTCGCAGTGCCGGGCGACAAACGCGCACTGCTGGCCCGCTTGACCCCCAAGGGGCAGGCCGCCTTCGCCGCCCTCGCCGCCGAACACGAGGCATGGATCGACGACCTGCTCGGCGGGCTCAGCGTCGCAGACGCGGCGCACATGAGCGCCCTCCTCGACAAAGCCCTCGATCCCGGAGCCTCCAATGACCCTGCATGA
- a CDS encoding enoyl-CoA hydratase family protein: protein MTLHDPEHFRCEISGGIARIAHDRPERKNPFTFESYAALRDWFRALVYSDDIHAVVILPNGGNFSSGGDVHDIIGPLTRMSMKELLTFTRMTGDLVKAMVHCGKPIIAAVEGVCAGAGAIMAMASDIRIAGPDAKVAFLFNRVGLAGCDMGACAMLPRIIGQGRAAELLYTGRTLRAEEGERWGFFNSISTTDALEADALRLAERIVQGPTFANSMTKTMLAQEWNMSLDQAIEAEAQAQAICMQGRDFTRAYKAFVAKSTPIFEGD from the coding sequence ATGACCCTGCATGACCCCGAACATTTCCGGTGCGAGATCAGCGGCGGCATCGCCCGCATCGCCCATGATCGGCCCGAACGGAAAAACCCGTTCACTTTCGAAAGCTACGCCGCCTTGCGCGACTGGTTCCGCGCGCTGGTCTATTCTGACGACATCCACGCGGTTGTGATCCTGCCGAACGGCGGCAATTTCAGTTCGGGCGGCGATGTGCATGACATCATCGGGCCGCTCACCCGGATGTCGATGAAAGAGCTTCTGACCTTCACCCGAATGACCGGTGATCTGGTCAAGGCCATGGTGCATTGCGGAAAGCCGATCATCGCTGCCGTTGAAGGTGTGTGCGCCGGGGCCGGGGCGATCATGGCCATGGCCAGCGACATCCGGATCGCGGGACCGGACGCCAAGGTGGCCTTTCTCTTCAACCGCGTGGGGCTGGCGGGCTGCGACATGGGGGCCTGCGCGATGCTGCCGCGGATCATCGGCCAGGGCCGCGCCGCCGAACTGCTCTACACCGGGCGCACCCTGCGCGCCGAAGAAGGAGAGCGCTGGGGGTTCTTCAACTCCATCAGCACCACCGACGCATTGGAGGCCGACGCGCTGCGGCTCGCAGAACGGATCGTGCAGGGCCCAACCTTCGCCAATTCCATGACCAAGACCATGCTGGCACAGGAATGGAACATGAGCCTCGATCAAGCCATCGAAGCCGAAGCACAGGCACAGGCGATCTGTATGCAGGGGCGCGACTTTACCCGCGCCTACAAGGCGTTTGTCGCCAAAAGCACGCCGATATTCGAGGGGGACTGA